Genomic window (Helianthus annuus cultivar XRQ/B chromosome 3, HanXRQr2.0-SUNRISE, whole genome shotgun sequence):
CAACCGCTGAGCCACTAAGAGGCCTGACCGATGAAGAGGTAGTTTCTGAATCGGTCAGCATGTTTGTTTTCAAGAAAGCGGCTGCGTCGGTGGTGGTGTTGATGGTGTTTCCGACGGTGGTAGTTGTGGTGGCcgttttctcttcttcttcttctcataacTAACCCCTCTTGCTTTCGCTTGTGAATCCCTAACTTCACGTAAATAAAGCCTAACTGCACGAGCTCCAAACGGGTTAGTCTCCGGCTGCCCGCCGTTTTCCTCATAAGCTGCCCGTAACCGGCCGATGAGTGCATCAAGGCTGCCCCACGCCTGCCGGAGCGGGCACGGGCAGGGTGCAGGAGGATTAGGTTGACCAAAGAATGGACAAAGTTGTGTGTGAACTTTTGTTTTTCCAAACTGGTCAAGATACCTTAAAAATTCAAGAACATGTGCACCACTACACCGGGAAAGAGTTAACGGTGGCCGGTGGTTGCGGAGGTACTGCCCGAACGTGTTCCAGTCACGGCGTTTCTGGTTCTCGTAGCGGCTGAGAGTGGTGGCCGGAGAAGTGGATgaggaagatgaagaagatgttggACTCAACATGTTTGTGTTATTAGGGTTTGTTGTGATCATTGAGTCAACATCCATGGCAAAAGGGTAATTTTTTTCCATTTTGGTGTATAATTGAGTACAAAAAAAGAGAGAGATCTAGTTTGAAACAAATCTAGGGTTTCAAGTGGTTTTCTAAGTTGTTGCaagtacaaaaagaaaaatattcAAGAAACAACAAACCCTAAAGATTTCTAGGGTTTTGTTTCAAGATTCTTGAAGTAGTTAACAACTTAAGATCAAGATGAGGTGGTGgtagggtggggggggggggggggtcaagaTTTCAAGATTTGTGATGAATGATCTTTAAGCATGAAAAAAGCTAGAACACAATGGAGGATCATCAAGTGtgaatttaaattttttttttacataccaAGAAAAGGTATGTATATAAATGCAAGTATACCTTAGGGAGATGATGAAAAGGAAGGGTTGAAATTAGGGATTTTGTGGAAATGAAAAAGATTGAAGGGAGATGATGGATGGTGGTTGGAAAAAGAAGTGGACTTAACAAAATATGCTTGCTACAACTATAAAATAATAAGAATTTAATTGATTCTTTTTATGTCCatgatatagatatagatatttCTAACCTGTGATTTAGAGATTTCATGCAAATAGTGATTTGCTTCCTTTTTTTACGCCAAAATTGTATTAAAACAAGTAGCAAAGAGCTACATGAAAGTGGATTGCATAACTAGTCATTCATTTCAACTATTCAAGTTAAAGTCATTTCTTTCTGTGATTAGCAAGTTAAAAGAATACTGTATAGACACGCATTTTGCAAATGCAATGTTATCTAGCcgaaaaaaaatgttataaaaaaaacTAGCTAGGAATATTTGTGGAaggttttaattatttttgaatGTTTTTTATTTAACTAAAATTATTTAAACTTTTTGTAATTAAAAAACAACTCGAGTTTTTATATTATTTGATGGTTGTAAACTTTTTATAATGTTTAATTAAGTTAACTACAT
Coding sequences:
- the LOC110930883 gene encoding protein LIGHT-DEPENDENT SHORT HYPOCOTYLS 4; the protein is MEKNYPFAMDVDSMITTNPNNTNMLSPTSSSSSSSTSPATTLSRYENQKRRDWNTFGQYLRNHRPPLTLSRCSGAHVLEFLRYLDQFGKTKVHTQLCPFFGQPNPPAPCPCPLRQAWGSLDALIGRLRAAYEENGGQPETNPFGARAVRLYLREVRDSQAKARGVSYEKKKKRKRPPQLPPSETPSTPPPTQPLS